The following are encoded together in the Timaviella obliquedivisa GSE-PSE-MK23-08B genome:
- a CDS encoding methyltransferase domain-containing protein: MPITLQQQIQQFYDASSGLWEEVWGEHMHHGYYGADGTEKKERRQAQIDLIEELLAWAGVQQATRILDVGCGIGGSSLYLAEKFNAQATGITLSPVQANRAIARSQVAGLGDRTSFQVADALAMPFADDSFDLVWTLESGEHMPDKQQFLRECYRVLKPGGTLLMATWCNRPTAPPDAPLTADEQKHLEDIYRVYCLPYVVSLPEYEAIAQSLSFQSIRTADWSTAVAPFWNVVIDSAITPSAIFGLLRSGWTTIQAALSLGLMQRGYERGLIRFGLLSATKL; encoded by the coding sequence ATGCCCATAACTTTGCAGCAACAAATTCAACAGTTCTACGATGCCTCTTCTGGGCTATGGGAGGAGGTGTGGGGAGAGCATATGCACCACGGTTATTATGGTGCCGATGGTACAGAGAAAAAAGAGCGGCGACAGGCGCAGATTGATTTAATTGAAGAGCTTTTAGCCTGGGCAGGCGTGCAGCAAGCAACACGAATTCTAGATGTAGGCTGTGGTATTGGTGGCAGTTCGCTTTACCTGGCGGAAAAGTTTAATGCTCAGGCAACGGGTATTACGTTGAGTCCTGTTCAGGCAAACCGGGCGATCGCCCGATCGCAAGTTGCAGGATTAGGCGATCGTACCTCTTTTCAAGTTGCCGATGCTCTTGCCATGCCGTTTGCCGATGATTCTTTTGATTTAGTTTGGACGCTTGAGAGCGGCGAACACATGCCCGATAAGCAACAGTTTCTGCGAGAGTGCTATCGCGTTTTGAAGCCTGGTGGCACGCTGCTGATGGCAACCTGGTGTAATCGTCCCACTGCTCCTCCCGATGCGCCGCTGACTGCCGATGAGCAGAAGCATCTGGAAGATATTTATCGGGTTTACTGTTTACCTTACGTAGTGTCGTTGCCGGAGTATGAGGCGATCGCCCAATCCTTATCTTTCCAATCTATCCGCACTGCCGACTGGTCTACTGCCGTGGCTCCCTTCTGGAACGTGGTAATCGACTCTGCAATCACGCCCAGCGCTATTTTTGGACTACTGCGATCGGGCTGGACAACCATTCAGGCAGCGCTCTCGTTAGGGCTAATGCAGCGAGGATATGAGCGAGGCTTGATTCGCTTTGGGTTACTGAGCGCTACTAAGCTTTGA